In a genomic window of Alteromonas gilva:
- a CDS encoding polysaccharide biosynthesis/export family protein, with product MKTVVVSLLLALLVSANSFAQSSQLNQYTLGSGDLLKILVYGQEDLTLETRLTDIGVINYPYLGEVKIIGMTVGELENYIYEGLKGDYLVDPSVSVSIVEYRPFFVNGEVKNPGGYAFQPGLNIDKAAALAGGYTERASKTKVYIDRTVDGESVRIQADRYTPILPGDIITIEQSFF from the coding sequence ATGAAAACAGTAGTAGTAAGTTTGTTGCTGGCACTTTTAGTGTCAGCAAATTCTTTTGCCCAGTCCAGCCAACTTAATCAATATACACTAGGTTCGGGTGACCTCCTCAAAATACTCGTGTACGGCCAAGAAGACTTAACCTTAGAGACTCGTCTTACTGATATAGGTGTTATCAATTATCCTTACCTGGGTGAAGTTAAGATCATAGGGATGACCGTCGGCGAATTAGAAAACTATATTTATGAGGGATTAAAGGGCGACTATTTAGTTGATCCATCTGTGTCTGTTTCGATAGTTGAATATCGCCCCTTCTTTGTGAATGGTGAAGTAAAGAACCCAGGGGGCTATGCATTTCAACCAGGTCTAAACATAGACAAAGCTGCTGCATTAGCAGGTGGATATACCGAAAGGGCCTCCAAAACCAAGGTATATATCGACAGAACAGTTGATGGAGAAAGCGTTAGAATACAAGCAGACAGGTACACACCAATCCTACCTGGTGATATTATCACTATCGAACAAAGCTTTTTCTAA
- a CDS encoding outer membrane beta-barrel protein, with the protein MQKLYLATAVSSILIGGNVSAQDAAGIDLGGFQLFPTVALDLTLDDNVIRSSDDEIRSYKRTVVPAFTLVNNYGPNQIQFGYQLTRADYYSSSADDFTDHLLSASAALELNSRNRLNVSALYDDGHDDRGTSFTIGNGDSINSVDTYKNPSVNAVYSYGAMTAKGRVDFTAGYSIVDYDIDTDRYRSRDLDRADLGSTFYYRVMPATDLTFDVTYADVSYDFALDPTQPLDSTETRALVGAQWESTAKTTGYVKVGYRNKDFAAAGRESFNGLDWRVGVTWEPLTYSTVDFTAFTNTNETNGEGDFIETNTYRASWDHQWLERTSTTVNASYSTDTYTGAGSDREDKNTTIGMFLNYEMRRWVLIQAGYTFDQRSSNRETIEFDRNLFSVSATVSL; encoded by the coding sequence ATGCAAAAATTATACTTAGCGACAGCAGTTTCTAGTATTTTAATAGGTGGTAATGTAAGCGCTCAAGATGCTGCAGGCATTGATTTAGGCGGGTTTCAACTCTTCCCAACAGTGGCTCTGGATTTGACTCTTGACGATAACGTTATCCGCTCATCAGACGATGAGATCAGAAGTTATAAGCGTACTGTTGTTCCGGCGTTTACGTTAGTTAACAACTATGGCCCTAACCAAATTCAGTTTGGTTACCAGCTGACCCGCGCGGACTATTATTCCAGCTCAGCTGATGATTTTACCGATCACCTTTTAAGTGCATCTGCTGCACTAGAATTAAACAGCCGTAATCGTCTTAACGTGTCTGCCTTGTACGACGATGGTCATGATGACCGTGGTACAAGCTTTACTATAGGTAACGGCGACTCCATTAATTCGGTGGATACGTATAAGAATCCGTCTGTAAATGCGGTTTATTCTTACGGCGCTATGACAGCTAAAGGCCGTGTTGATTTTACCGCTGGTTATTCAATTGTCGATTATGACATTGACACCGATCGATATCGCAGCCGTGACCTGGACAGAGCAGATCTTGGCAGTACGTTTTACTACCGGGTAATGCCAGCAACCGATTTAACCTTTGATGTTACCTATGCAGACGTTTCCTACGATTTTGCTTTAGACCCTACCCAGCCATTGGATAGTACAGAAACACGCGCATTAGTTGGTGCACAGTGGGAATCCACTGCAAAAACTACCGGTTATGTTAAAGTAGGTTATCGTAATAAAGATTTTGCAGCTGCAGGCCGTGAATCATTCAATGGTTTAGACTGGCGCGTAGGTGTAACCTGGGAACCGCTGACTTATTCAACTGTTGATTTTACTGCATTCACCAATACCAATGAAACCAACGGTGAAGGTGATTTTATCGAAACTAACACTTACAGAGCGTCCTGGGATCACCAATGGTTAGAGCGTACCTCGACCACAGTTAACGCTTCGTACTCAACAGATACCTATACCGGTGCAGGTAGCGATCGTGAAGATAAAAATACTACCATTGGTATGTTTTTAAATTATGAGATGCGACGTTGGGTGCTTATTCAAGCGGGTTACACCTTTGATCAGCGAAGCAGTAACCGAGAAACCATTGAATTTGATAGAAACTTGTTCAGCGTTTCGGCAACAGTGAGTTTGTAA